Proteins from one Cicer arietinum cultivar CDC Frontier isolate Library 1 chromosome 3, Cicar.CDCFrontier_v2.0, whole genome shotgun sequence genomic window:
- the LOC101499956 gene encoding uncharacterized protein, which yields MGEAIYLDTILVPLSLFITIGYHTFLCYTIKNKPSRTTFGIDKSRRTTWGLNLNQGNDQKAMLSVQSLRNTLMATILTATITILVNMALAALNNNAFNASHLFSSGIFGSKSDKIFLLKYGSASICLLISFLCSSMAIGFLIDANFLMNAYGECLNGGYTQSILEKGFTLAFVGNRVFCVAIPLMLWMLGPVLVFLASLALVFLLHEFDFVPKFPHSHKQCNIGK from the exons ATGGGAGAGGCTATTTATTTGGATACCATATTGGTCCCTTTGAGCCTTTTCATTACAATAGGTTACCATACCTTCCTTTGCTACACCATCAAGAACAAACCTTCACGCACAACTTTTGGAATTGATAAGTCAAGGAGGACTACTTGGGGTCTCAACTTAAACCAG GGTAATGACCAAAAGGCTATGCTAAGTGTACAAAGCTTGAGGAACACTCTTATGGCCACAATACTCACAGCTACAATAACAATTCTAgtaaacatggctttggcagcTCTAAACAACAATGCATTCAATGCTAGCCATCTTTTTAGTAGTGGAATTTTCGGTTCCAAATCAGATAAAATATTCCTATTGAAATATGGTTCAGCATCAATTTGTTTGTTGATTAGTTTCTTATGCAGCTCAATGGCCATAGGATTTCTAATTGATGCAAATTTTTTGATGAATGCTTATGGAGAGTGTTTGAATGGAGGTTACACACAAAGTATATTAGAAAAAGGTTTCACCTTAGCTTTTGTTGGGAATAGGGTGTTTTGTGTTGCTATTCCTTTGATGCTTTGGATGTTGGGTCCAGTGCTTGTATTTTTGGCCTCATTGGcgttagtttttttgttgcatgaGTTTGATTTTGTACCCAAATTCCCACATAGCCACAAACAATGTAACATTGGTAAATAA